A segment of the Helicobacter sp. 'house sparrow 1' genome:
CAAAATTTACATTTATTAGAAGATGTGGATGGGATTTTGATTCCAGGTGGATTTGGACACAGAGGTATTGATGGAAAAATAAGAGCAATCACCTATGCAAGAGAAAATAAAATTCCATTCTTAGGTATTTGTCTGGGTATGCAACTTGCAATTTTAGAGTTCTTGCGCAATGTTGCAAATCTTCCTAATGCAGATTCTGTTGAATTTAACCCTAACACCAAAGAGCCTGCAATCTATCTTATTGAAGACTTTATTGATCAAAATGGAGAAAATCAAATCCGCACCCATCAATCTCCTTTAGGTGGCACTATGAGACTTGGGGAATATGAATGCATCCTAAAAGAGGATTCTGTAATTTATAAAAGCTATCACTCCAAAAGCTTGATAAAAGAAAGACATAGACACCGCTATGAGGCAAATCCTAAGTATAAAGCGGTATTAGAACAATATGGTATGCAAGTTAGTGGAGAATCTCCAAACCAACTAATTGAAGCTGTAGAGATTAAAGATCATCCTTTCTTTGTAGCTGTGCAATTCCATCCTGAATTTACCTCAAGACTTAAAAACCCAAATGCAATCATCCTGGCTTTTGTCAAGCATGCATTTAAAAATAGAAGATAATGGATATCTTAAATCATCAAGACATAAGAGATATTTTACAAAAAAGATTTGAGGGGGATTTTTTCTATAGTCTCAAGGACCTCCCTCACCCCCATACCCTAAAAGATTCAAAACTTGGTGCTGAAATGGTCAAAGAGGCCATCTGCCAAAATCAAGAAATTTTAATTGTAGGCGATTATGATGTAGATGGTATCCTTAGCGTTGTTATTATGATGTCTTTTTTTGATGCTATTGGTTATAAAAATATCAGATACCATATACCCAATCGCTTTAGTGATGGCTATGGAATCAAAGTCCATCTCATCAAGCAATTGGTTGCCTCGAATTTTAATGGCATTATTATTACCGTAGATAATGGCATCTCTGCATTTGAAGTAGGAGAATATTGCAGAGAAAATAATATCAGACTGATTATCACAGACCATCATATGCCCCAAGAAAAACTACCTCTAGCAAATGCAATTATAAACCCTCAACAGCCAAATTGTAATTTTCAGCAAAAATCTATTTGTGGTGCCAGTATAGCTTGGTATTTTTGCAATTCAATTAAAATTGCATTGGATCTAAAAATATCAATGTTGGATCTACTCAAATATGTAGCAATTGCTACAATAGCTGATATGATGCCACTTACTCATGTAAATAAAATTCTTGTGAAAAAAGGTATTGAAGTCTTTAGAAACTCTACAAAAAAACCTGACCTTTTGCTAAAAACATTATTCAAAACACCAAAATTTGATTCTCAAGATATCAGTTTTAATCTTACCCCTCTTTTAAATAGTGCCGGAAGACTTGGTGATGCAAAAGTTGTGGTTGATTTTTTTCTCTCAAAAAAAGAAGAAGAAACTCATTTTATTTTTAATCAACTAAAAAATATCAACCAGCAAAGAAAGAATTTGGTTGAAGAGATTTTAATGGAATCTAAGAATTTTATTAAAGAAAACAAATACTGCATCATTGCATATAAAGAAGATTGGAATGAGGGGGTTTTAGGAATTATTGCAACCAAGCTTGCAGAACAATATAACAAACCTGCTTTCGCCTTTAAGATTGAAAATTCTATACTTAAGGGAAGTGGAAGGAGTGATGGCAAGATTGATATTTTTCAAACTCTTTTAATACAAAAAGAATTGTTTTTGCACTTTGGGGGACATTCTCAAGCTATTGGCTTAAGTCTATCTTATGAAAACCTAGATGCCTTTTTAGACATCTTTAAAAATGCAAAACCTCTTTTACAGGAAGAAAAACATAATATTTTAGGAAAAATCAACCTTGATATGATTGATCAAAAACTTTTGCAAATCTTAGAAGAATTTCAACCCTATGGACAAGCAAACCCATATCCCCATTTTGTCCTTGAAAATGTAACAATATTGGAATCTAAACCTATCAAGCAGGTGCATCAAAAACTTCTTTTTAGAAATCAAATTGAGGGAATGATATTTTTTTCAAATGAATTTTATAACAAAAATGACAAAGTAAATTTATGTGTAACCTTACAAGAATCCCTTTATTCAAAAACCCCCACACTGATTATTAAAGAAATTTCAAAATGCCCTTCATAACAAAAACCTATCATATCCAAAAACCAATCAAGGCCTTTCAATTAATTCAAAAAATACTCCAATGCAACAATAAAGAAGCACAAAAAATAATTGATAAAAATCGTATCAGATATAGAGGAAATCCACATCCAATTAAAAAATCTGATATTGTTTTGGGAGAAGTTGAAATTGAAGTTTTTGAACCAAAAGTTTCTATATTGCCTTTTTTCACGCATAAAGATTTTGCCCTCTATCACAAACCCTCAAATTTACTCACGCATCCAAAAGGAAGATTTTATCATCAAAGTCTTTGTGATAGCATTAAAGGAACTTTTGGTAGAGATTCTAATCCTGTGCATCGCTTAGACTTTGAAACAAATGGTATTTTGCTTGTTAGCACTCACAAGGCAAGTGAGGTTGTTTTAAAAAAGCTCTTTGAAGAAAATCAAGTAAAAAAAACCTATCTTGCACTCGTGGAGGGCATTGTTATAAAAAATCAAACCATTAATCTTCCTATACTAGAACCCAACAAAAGCTCTAAAAGTCAAGATCTAGGCATTAAATGCAAAATCCACCCAAAGGGAAAAGAAGCAATCACCCATATTAAAATTCTAAAATATTTTACAAATTCTACGCTTCTTGAGGTCACACCCATTACAGGGCGCACTCATCAAATTAGACTGCATCTTTTTACTATTGGGCATCCTATTATTGGGGAACCTCTTTATACATCAAATAAAAATGAAGCAAGAAAATATTTAGATACAAAGTTATTAACCGAAAATAAATTATGGCTTCAAGCCAAAAGTCTTGAGTTTTCTTACAAAGGGATAAAATACTTTTTTACTACACCATTTGATTTTTTCTAATCATCCCATTTAAATAAGATAAACAAAATAGTATTTAAAAGAATTGCAAAAAAAAAGGGGGGGGGGGCAGAGAAAATTCTGCCCAAATAAAAGAGGTTACTTAGCTAATAATTCATCAATCTTTTGGCTAATTGTAAGCTTATTATCAGGCTCTACTAATCTCTCTGTAACCTCAACACCATCTTTAAGAAACAAAAGTGTTGGAATTCTTCTAACTGCCAACATATCCTTTAATTCCTCATTTTTTTCAATATCTACTTTAAAGAATTTAACTGTTGAATATTCTTCCTCTAGAACTTTCATAATAGGTTCTATCCTTACGCAATCAGGACACCAAGAAGCACTAAAATCTACAACAGCCAAACCAACTTTGGCCTCTTTTTCAAATTGACCTTGATCTATATTTTTCATACTTTTCTCCATTATATTAGTATTTTTGTTAGAAAAAATCCACCAACCATAAGTATAGCAAATAGAACAAAAGCTAATCCAAATGCACCCTTACCAGAATCTGCAAACTTTTTAAGATCAATTTGCAATCCAAGAGCCACCATCGCAAAAGTCAAAGAAAGCTCGCAAATAAATATTAACACACTAATCATCTGTTTTATGGTATCAGTATTCATAAAATGGCCTGCTAGAGAATAAATATATGAGTTTAATACCACAACACCTAAAAACATAAAAGCAAACCAAGGAATGTGTAAATTCCTTTTTCTACCCACATGGTGACTTTTGGTTATAAACAAAGGCACAAGAAGCAATAAAGGCACAAGAAGAATCACGCGTATCATTTTAACAGTAATAGCACTTGCACTTGCAGTATCTCCAATGGATGCAGATGCACCAACTACATTAGCCACTTCATGAAGGGTTGCTCCTATATATACACCCATTTGACTTTCATTCAAATAATTATGCAAAAACAAACCATAAAGCAAGGGATATAAAAACATTGCAAAAAGTCCAAAAATAATTACAGTCCCTACTGCAACAACCCCTTTATAAGCCTCGGACTTGATTGAAGTTTCAAGAGCCAAAACTGCTGCTGCACCACAAATTGCACTACCACCACTAACAAGCAATGCTATATCCCTATCAAGGCCAAAAAATCTTGTGCCAATATAAAACCCTATTATCATGATAAAAACCACCACAATAGTGGCTATTAAAAGCCCATTGATACCTATACTTCCTATTTCATTCAAAGTCACCTTAAAACCATAAAGAATGATTCCTAATCTTAAGAGCTTCTTGGCACTAAAACTAACTCCAAGCTCCAAATCTTTTTTGCTTTTTCTAAACACAGGAGATAAAACTGCTCCTAAAATAATTCCAATTAAAAGTGCTGAAATATGAAAATGTTTGATCACATCCAATCCTGCAAAATAAAGCGAAGCAAAAACTATAACAGCTACAAACAATATCCCATATACATAACCCTGCTTTTCATTTTCCATTTTCTTGATCCTCTTTGAGTTTTAGTTTAAAAAGTTTTTTGTCAAAAATTGCGATGTAAAACATACCCTCAAAAATCTTAATATCTAATAAAAATCCCTCTACTTTTACCTCACATTTTTTAAATCCATTTTGCAAAGCTGTCGCTCTAAATAAGATTTCATGACCCAATTCAATTGGAGCTAAAAACTTCACTTCAGATGAAATAATAATGGCATTTTTTTTATTGATAGCACAAAGGGCTGCATAAGAGGCTGAATTAAAAATAAAGCCAAGATGTATTGTTCGCTCACTATCACTAAGCATTGCAGAGGAGGCGACAAAAACTACTTCTGCACTATTTTCTGCAATTCTTACCAACTCACCACAAAAATCTGTATTAACATTTGTGCAAACAACGAGTTTATCTGCGGGTTTTATCAAAGATATTGGTGCATCCATTTCTTGTTCTTGCATCACCTGCTCCTTTTAAATTTAAAATATCCTCTTTTAGGAGGTGGATAACCCTCGATTGTTTGATCTTGAGATAGATTCAAAAAAGAATCAAGACTTAAAGAATCAATCCAAGGGGTTTGCCTCTGCTCTTGTGTTGTAGTTTCTTTAATGCTTAAAACCTCAACCAATTCAAGATTGGCTCTAAAGCACCAAGCTTGTAGTGCTGGTATAGAAGGAATAAAATAAACATTTTTCATTCTAGCATAACTTACTTTTGGAGTGAGTGCAACCTCATCTTGATGATCAATGATTAAAGTATCCAAAATCAATTCTCCATCAGTTTTAAGACCTTGAGACAGACTTTTAAGGGATCTGATAGGATCGCTACGATGATATAACACACCTAAACAAAATATCACATCAAACTTCTTTTGATAATCCTTTAGATCATCTACTCCAAGCATTTCATAAACGATTGTTGTTTTTAAAAAGTGATTAATAAAACTAAATTGAGCAAAAAAAAGCTCACTTGGATCAAAACCAACCAAACTCTTTGGTTTAGACTTTAACATTTCAAATAAATAATAACCATTATTGCATCCAATATCTGCAACTTCCTTATCCCTTAAATCAATATGTGGAGCAATTTGATTCCATTTAATAAAGCTTCTCCACTCACTATCTATAAATAAATCATTTAGAAAAAAGGGTCCTTTGCGCCAAGGTTTTAATTCTTGTGCAAGATGATAGATTTTATTAGCTTCTTTTTCATCACTCTCAAATGAGATTCTAACGCCCTCATCACATAAATAAGTTGCATCAACTTCTCTTAGTTCTTGAATCTTCTGATAGGATTGATAAATCTTTGGATTTTTAAAATGCATCAAAACAGCGTTGCCATAGGCTCTATAACTGGCCTATTTAAAATTTGTGCCAAGTCTTGATTTTCTATCCCAAGAACAAGTGCAAAGTTATACCTTTTTTTACCAATAAGTTCTAAAAGTTCCTCTTGATTTTCATAATATGCCATCTCAAAATCAAAACTCACATCACAGTCCTTAGGAAAAAAGCCCACTATTCTTCCCCATCTCCCATTCTGCAAAATATAGTTTGCATAGTTACTAAAATCTATGAGAGATTTTTGGGCAATCACAACCCTCTCACTTGCACCATAATCCAATAATTTTGGCGTAGAATCTACAAAGCTTGGCAAAACACTGGGTAGGGATTTAAAAAGCCCTAAATTAAAATCAATTTGATAGGTTTGACAAAGATGTACAACTGCACTCAATTCGTTGAAAAACAATGCTGGGAGCAATAAATAATATTGTGAAAGCTTGTAATAAACTTTCATATCAAACAAAGTTGCAATATGTATTTCTAAAACCTTTTCTTGAGGCACTATGCTTTTTGTATATTCTAATGCAAGATTTAAAAAGCTATGATCAGAAACTACAACTCCCTTATAACTAGTGTCTTGACTAATCTTTTCTAATAATTTTTCTAAATTTCCATCAAAACACAATATCCCATCATCGGTGCAAACCTGTAAAAATATTTCAAACTCTCTAGGTTTAAGATAAAAAACCTCAATATTTTTATTCAACAGATAATATCTCACAAGGCGTGCTATAGATTCTTGCATATCCTGCACTTTGATCCACGCAATTTCTGCATCAATCATTTGTACAAATTTATCATATACAATTCCATATGCACCCATTGCAATTGCCATATCAATCTCTTCAAGACATTTTGCAAAAAAAAGACTTCCTTTTTTTAGACTATTTAGGCTTAATGCAATTCCATTAAAAGATCCAATTGCTGGGGAATTACTTAACTCACCTTGAAGCAACTCTACAACTTGGTTAATTCTCACTAGCTAACCCTACTTCCATTTTTTCTAAAATGATCTATACTTAATAAAGACAATCCCTCATCATCACTGACTGCTAAAATCATACCCTCTGAAATTTCTCCCATAAGCTTTGTGGGTTTGAGATTACTCAAAACACAAACTTGCTTATTGATTAACATTTCAGCTTGATAAAACTGGGAAATACCTGACACAATCTGTCTTAATCTCCCCTCACCCAAATCCACTTGAAGTTTTAATAATTTAGTGCTTTTGGGTATAGCCTCTGCTTTTATTACTGTTCCTATTTTTATTTCAATTTTTTTAAATTCATCAATAGTAATAAAATTTTTCAATTCTTCTACTTTCTTATCGCATTCTTTTTTTTCATCATCTTGCTTCAACTCTACTTTTGGAAATAGTGCAGATACTTTTTTAAGTTCAAATTTAGTTTCTATTTTAGCTTCTTGGACAAATTTTTTATAGTTGGAGCTATTAGGAGTTAATCCAAACACTTCTAATATTTTGCTTGCACTTGATGGCATTATAGGATAAAGACTTAAAGATCCCTTTATTAAAATATTGCAGAGCAATACCAATAATCCTTGCACTCTAGATACTTCACCCTCTTTTATAAGCCTCCAAGGCTCATACTTTGCAACAATAAGATTACCTAGTGCAAACATCTTCCATAGCTCTTCTAGATATTTTGAGGGCTTCATCTCCTCCATTAAACCATTTA
Coding sequences within it:
- a CDS encoding YeiH family protein, with translation MENEKQGYVYGILFVAVIVFASLYFAGLDVIKHFHISALLIGIILGAVLSPVFRKSKKDLELGVSFSAKKLLRLGIILYGFKVTLNEIGSIGINGLLIATIVVVFIMIIGFYIGTRFFGLDRDIALLVSGGSAICGAAAVLALETSIKSEAYKGVVAVGTVIIFGLFAMFLYPLLYGLFLHNYLNESQMGVYIGATLHEVANVVGASASIGDTASASAITVKMIRVILLVPLLLLVPLFITKSHHVGRKRNLHIPWFAFMFLGVVVLNSYIYSLAGHFMNTDTIKQMISVLIFICELSLTFAMVALGLQIDLKKFADSGKGAFGLAFVLFAILMVGGFFLTKILI
- the cmoB gene encoding tRNA 5-methoxyuridine(34)/uridine 5-oxyacetic acid(34) synthase CmoB: MHFKNPKIYQSYQKIQELREVDATYLCDEGVRISFESDEKEANKIYHLAQELKPWRKGPFFLNDLFIDSEWRSFIKWNQIAPHIDLRDKEVADIGCNNGYYLFEMLKSKPKSLVGFDPSELFFAQFSFINHFLKTTIVYEMLGVDDLKDYQKKFDVIFCLGVLYHRSDPIRSLKSLSQGLKTDGELILDTLIIDHQDEVALTPKVSYARMKNVYFIPSIPALQAWCFRANLELVEVLSIKETTTQEQRQTPWIDSLSLDSFLNLSQDQTIEGYPPPKRGYFKFKRSR
- a CDS encoding thioesterase; translation: MQEQEMDAPISLIKPADKLVVCTNVNTDFCGELVRIAENSAEVVFVASSAMLSDSERTIHLGFIFNSASYAALCAINKKNAIIISSEVKFLAPIELGHEILFRATALQNGFKKCEVKVEGFLLDIKIFEGMFYIAIFDKKLFKLKLKEDQENGK
- a CDS encoding thioredoxin family protein — its product is MKNIDQGQFEKEAKVGLAVVDFSASWCPDCVRIEPIMKVLEEEYSTVKFFKVDIEKNEELKDMLAVRRIPTLLFLKDGVEVTERLVEPDNKLTISQKIDELLAK
- a CDS encoding RluA family pseudouridine synthase; this encodes MPFITKTYHIQKPIKAFQLIQKILQCNNKEAQKIIDKNRIRYRGNPHPIKKSDIVLGEVEIEVFEPKVSILPFFTHKDFALYHKPSNLLTHPKGRFYHQSLCDSIKGTFGRDSNPVHRLDFETNGILLVSTHKASEVVLKKLFEENQVKKTYLALVEGIVIKNQTINLPILEPNKSSKSQDLGIKCKIHPKGKEAITHIKILKYFTNSTLLEVTPITGRTHQIRLHLFTIGHPIIGEPLYTSNKNEARKYLDTKLLTENKLWLQAKSLEFSYKGIKYFFTTPFDFF
- the recJ gene encoding single-stranded-DNA-specific exonuclease RecJ, yielding MDILNHQDIRDILQKRFEGDFFYSLKDLPHPHTLKDSKLGAEMVKEAICQNQEILIVGDYDVDGILSVVIMMSFFDAIGYKNIRYHIPNRFSDGYGIKVHLIKQLVASNFNGIIITVDNGISAFEVGEYCRENNIRLIITDHHMPQEKLPLANAIINPQQPNCNFQQKSICGASIAWYFCNSIKIALDLKISMLDLLKYVAIATIADMMPLTHVNKILVKKGIEVFRNSTKKPDLLLKTLFKTPKFDSQDISFNLTPLLNSAGRLGDAKVVVDFFLSKKEEETHFIFNQLKNINQQRKNLVEEILMESKNFIKENKYCIIAYKEDWNEGVLGIIATKLAEQYNKPAFAFKIENSILKGSGRSDGKIDIFQTLLIQKELFLHFGGHSQAIGLSLSYENLDAFLDIFKNAKPLLQEEKHNILGKINLDMIDQKLLQILEEFQPYGQANPYPHFVLENVTILESKPIKQVHQKLLFRNQIEGMIFFSNEFYNKNDKVNLCVTLQESLYSKTPTLIIKEISKCPS